One stretch of Tribolium castaneum strain GA2 chromosome 5, icTriCast1.1, whole genome shotgun sequence DNA includes these proteins:
- the alpha-Man-IIb gene encoding alpha-mannosidase 2 yields MMSVSAKVCRKMSPKTFALTAIGLTIILCVYYANYTTDIRTNQTQENSKESDELPQPQRIFELLQRSKFATNKEFEVCPKLYPAEADISTVDVFKDFEFQPTWMKSKEYWDKSFEDRFERQKMDAERPPLKVIIVPHSHNDPGWLKTFENYFHYVSRQIMNHMVAKLQQYKNLTFIWSEVAFLNAWWEEAHPSKQRALRNLVHSGRLEIATGGWVMTDEANAHVYAMVDQLIEGHQWVWSNLGVKPVSGWSVDPFGHGSTQPYILASSGIKGTVIQRIHYAWKQWLALKQYGDFRWVPTWSPASPSAALLTHNQPFDIYSIKHSCGPHPYICLNFDFRKVIGEYTEYSIKAQAITDKNIKEKSELLLEQYARTGSLFPHNVVLMPLGDDFRYNVAEEWDQQYTNYIKLIDYINANKDTYKAEVGFGTPKDYFREIMKRYDQYPTLKGDFFVYSDIFSEGRPAYWSGYFTTRPFMKILDRELENSLRSAEILYTIALNNARQNKLLPYVKILERDFEKLVRARRNLGLFQHHDAITGTSKSFVMRDYGLKLFEGIRDTVSIQQNSLQSLLLPDIPLKPGENAILSDLERESFEKLPKKTPIGLGPRQVRKIVLYNSLAQPREQLIQVRTNTSSVKIVDNEGNEVVSQVNPVWDTSESNTKLWIAADEFELVFVAKLKELSLTTYSLVYEENETRLATIYCNKCHRKASIITNTDSTIGKQNDVLKSKFAIKNIPTGDIQLENHKFKILFNGNTGFMKTVTRKHSPKIMQCGLQFAAYRSAQFHSGAYLFMPDPNERDIEKDVLQQYKDQMSIIITSGPVSSEITVIYGAFLVHSVAIYHVETPLADAIYTESTVDFENPPKNRETELFMRIISDVQNGEVPEFYTDQNGFQMLKRVKVEKIGIEGNYFPVTTMAYIQDDNVRLSLLTDHAQGASGWQPGFLEVMLDRRTLYDDSRGMGEGLVDNRKTVNRFWILIEDVVKEKGEKGHSKRFENSDDTFEKGDVVRSFNVPTDPVEAGKQEGFPRASLFANRMSNGLNYPVGIFILDHEHQEVKSLDLVRREFPCDTHLLTLRTQPDSVYSQFPSSSALLVLHRQGYDCAVSRNFSCSLSKFDSGFEHVKVKEIQAKTLTGIEDLPDNVKHLSDIYLEPMTLKTFNMTFV; encoded by the exons ATGATGTCGGTGTCGGCGAAAGTATGCCGAAAAATGTCTCCAAAGACCTTCGCCTTGACGGCCATAGGCCTCACAATAATCCTGTGCGTGTACTACGCCAATTACACGACAGACATTCGCACAAATCAAACGCAAGAAAATTCAAAAGAAAGCGACGAACTGCCCCAACCTCAGCGCATCTTCGAGCTCCTCCAAAGATCAAAATTCGCAACTAATAAAGAGTTCGAAGTGTGTCCGAAGCTGTATCCTGCCGAGGCCGACATAAGCACAGTGGATGTGTTTAAGGATTTTGAGTTTCAG CCGACTTGGATGAAGAGCAAAGAGTACTGGGACAAGTCCTTTGAAGATCGATTTGAACGCCAAAAAATGGACGCTGAAAGGCCACCACTGAAG GTGATAATCGTTCCTCACTCCCATAACGACCCCGGATGGCTGAAAACCTTCGAGAATTACTTCCACTACGTCTCCCGCCAGATAATGAACCACATGGTGGCGAAACTCCAGCAGTACAAAAACCTAACATTCATTTGGTCGGAAGTGGCCTTTCTGAACGCCTGGTGGGAGGAGGCCCATCCCAGTAAACAGCGAGCTTTGCGAAACTTGGTCCACTCAGGGCGCCTCGAAATCGCCACCGGTGGCTGGGTGATGACCGACGAAGCCAACGCTCACGTCTACGCCATGGTGGACCAACTCATcgaag GCCACCAGTGGGTCTGGTCCAACCTGGGCGTGAAGCCCGTCTCCGGCTGGTCCGTGGACCCGTTCGGGCACGGCAGCACCCAGCCCTACATCCTGGCCTCCTCGGGGATCAAGGGCACGGTCATCCAGCGCATCCACTACGCGTGGAAGCAATGGCTCGCCCTGAAGCAGTACGGCGACTTCCGATGGGTCCCCACCTGGAGCCCCGCCAGCCCCTCGGCCGCGCTCCTCACCCACAACCAGCCCTTCGACATCTACTCAATCAAACACAGCTGCGGTCCGCACCCCTACATTTGCCTAAACTTTGACTTTCGCAAAGTCATCGGCGAGTACACGGAGTACTCCATCAAGGCGCAGGCCATCACCGACAAGAACATCAAGGAGAAGAGCGAGTTGCTGCTCGAGCAGTACGCTCGCACCGGATCCTTGTTCCCCCACAACGTGGTCTTGATGCCCCTAGGCGACGATTTCCGCTACAACGTGGCGGAAGAATGGGACCAACAATACACAAACTACATCAAACTTATAGACTACATCAACGCAAACAAAGACACTTATAAGGCCGAAGTCGGGTTCGGGACCCCGAAAGACTACTTCCGCGAGATAATGAAACGCTACGATCAATACCCGACGCTTAAAGGCGACTTTTTCGTCTACTCGGACATTTTCTCGGAAGGCCGTCCGGCCTACTGGTCCGGCTACTTCACCACGCGTCCCTTCATGAAAATCCTGGACCGGGAGTTGGAGAACAGCCTGCGAAGCGCCGAGATTTTGTACACAATTGCCCTGAACAACGCCCGCCAAAACAAACTGCTCCCGTACGTGAAAATCCTGGAACGCGATTTCGAAAAGTTGGTGCGTGCGCGTCGGAACTTGGGGCTCTTCCAGCACCACGACGCCATCACAGGGACGAGCAAATCGTTCGTGATGCGTGACTACGGGCTCAAGCTGTTCGAGGGGATCCGGGACACCGTCAGTATCCAGCAGAACTCGCTCCAGAGTCTCCTGCTCCCGGACATTCCCCTAAAGCCGGGCGAGAACGCCATTTTGAGCGACCTGGAACGGGAGTCGTTCGAGAAGCTCCCCAAAAAGACGCCCATCGGGCTGGGGCCGCGTCAAGTGCGGAAAATCGTGCTGTACAACTCGCTCGCCCAGCCCCGGGAGCAATTAATTCAAGTGCGGACCAACACGAGTAGTGTGAAAATTGTCGATAATGAGGGGAACGAAGTAGTGTCACAGGTCAACCCAGTGTGGGACACGTCCGAGAGCAACACGAAATTGTGGATCGCGGCGGACGAGTTCGAGCTCGTCTTCGTCGCCAAGCTCAAGGAACTGTCTCTCACGACCTACAGCCTGGTCTATGAGGAGAATGAGACGAGACTGGCCACCATTTATTGCAACAAGTGTCACCGGAAGGCCAGCATTATCACAAACACTGATAGTACAATCGGGAAGCAGAACGACGTCttgaaatcaaaatttgcaatCAAAAACATACCCACGGGTGATATCCAGTTGGAGAACCACAAGTTCAAGATTTTATTTAACGGGAATACAGGGTTTATGAAGACGGTCACGCGGAAACACAGCCCCAAAATCATGCAGTGCGGGCTCCAGTTCGCCGCTTATCGCAGTGCGCAGTTCCACTCGGGGGCCTACTTATTCATGCCGGACCCCAACGAGCGCGATATCGAAAAGGACGTTTTGCAGCAGTACAAGGACCAGATGAGCATTATCATCACTTCAGGCCCGGTCTCAAGCGAGATCACGGTCATTTACGGGGCTTTCCTCGTGCACAGCGTGGCCATTTACCACGTGGAGACGCCCCTGGCCGACGCCATCTACACCGAGAGCACCGTTGATTTCGAAAACCCGCCCAAAAACCGCGAGACTGAGCTTTTTATGCGCATAATATCCGACGTGCAAAACGGCGAAGTGCCCGAATTCTACACCGATCAGAACGGCTTCCAGATGCTGAAACGGGTCAAAGTGGAGAAAATCGGGATCGAGGGCAATTATTTCCCCGTGACGACGATGGCGTACATCCAGGACGACAACGTGCGGCTGAGTTTGCTGACTGACCATGCGCAGGGGGCGTCCGGGTGGCAGCCCGGGTTCCTGGAGGTGATGCTTGACAGGCGGACGCTTTACGACGACTCCCGGGGGATGGGCGAGGGGCTGGTGGATAACAGAAAGACGGTGAACAGGTTCTGGATCTTGATTGAGGATGTGGTGAAGGAGAAGGGCGAGAAGGGGCACTCGAAGCGGTTCGAGAACTCGGACGACACGTTCGAGAAAGGGGACGTTGTTAGGTCGTTTAACGTGCCGACGGATCCGGTGGAGGCCGGGAAGCAGGAGGGGTTTCCCCGGGCGTCGCTGTTCGCCAATCGGATGTCGAACGGGCTGAACTACCCCGTGGGGATCTTTATCCTTGACCACGAACACCAGGAAGTGAAGAGCCTCGATTTGGTCAGGAGGGAGTTCCCCTGTGATACGCATTTGTTGACGTTGAGGACGCAACCGGACTCGGTTTATTCGCAGTTTCCCTCTTCCAGCGCCCTTTTAGTGCTACATAGGCAAGGCTACGACTGTGCTGTGAGTAGGAATTTCTCTTGTTCCTTGTCGAAGTTCGACAGCGGGTTCGAGCATGTCAAAGTTAAGGAAATTCAAGCGAAGACGCTGACCGGGATCGAGGATTTGCCAGATAATGTTAAGCACTTGAGTGATATTTATCTCGAACCCAtgactttaaagacttttaacATGACCTTTGTATAG